One window of the Pieris rapae chromosome 13, ilPieRapa1.1, whole genome shotgun sequence genome contains the following:
- the LOC111003735 gene encoding uncharacterized protein LOC111003735: protein MAESDSKLSGVNICTIKPTSKLQLDENIAAYLENRHLVRDKHIVACQNDKIESIVTNYVIAKQILSNMRWQEKLLYKHVCSTWLSAINALRKEQLCPVDFSIKQGHIKQSSTFSNEPLAVFTFMNVTEFPKTISCKNMSPCCCDPPCGKNHLVIDAIHKLSTAPKECMMGVKALYVAYMPLPNSNTTENTLTSTQCSLSSFTGGIFIPVIPNVKFHMINLKDYKQMKQQFYTAVDDIVKDNIIKGLLVFVTDKHLLNSVEDVVFFNHVKEVQPDIPYAMGGCICEDTVCDSNDINHLVSDTSGDAVSDNLISIGIFTIPKNTENESNFDMFSLIIESSEWDKQKIHSSLAQFSKSVPRFEHSVCFKLACIGRDRKHKFEQDTFRSVFPDTPLVGCYGNGELGVDHPAKPIPEKPKRLRRSVGPQFGIIYSYSTVFVYMGWGKNTLPKT, encoded by the exons atggcaGAATCAGACAGTAAACTATCAGGTGTTAATATATGCACTATTAAACCCACATCTAAACTGCAATTGGATGAAAACATAGCAGCATATTTAGAGAATAGGCATTTAGTGAGGGATAAACACATTGTAGCATgtcaaaatgataaaatagaaAGTATTGTCACTAATTATGTGATAGCTAAACAAATACTGAGCAATATGAGATGGCAGGAGAAGCTTCTATATAAACATGTATGTAGTACTTGGCTTTCTGCAATCAATGCTCTGAGGAAGGAACAATTATGCCCTGttgatttttcaataaaacaggGTCATATAAAACAGTCATCTACATTTTCTAATGAACCATTAGCTGTGTTTACTTTCATGAATGTAACAGAGTTTCCTAAGACAATTAGCTGTAAGAATATGTCTCCTTGTTGTTGTGATCCACCATGTGGAAAGAATCATCTTG taattgATGCTATCCACAAATTGTCAACGGCACCAAAAGAATGTATGATGGGAGTCAAAGCGTTATATGTAGCATATATGCCTTTACCTAACTCAAACACAACAGAAAATACGCTTACATCAACACAGTGTAGCCTGTCTTCGTTCACTGGAGGAATCTTTATACCTGTTATACCTAATGTCAAGTTTCATATGATCAACTTAAAAGACTATAAGCAAAtgaaacaacaattttatacaGCTGTTGATGATATTGTTAaagataacataattaaaggGCTTTTAGTGTTTGTGACAGATAAACATCTTTTAAATTCTGTTGAAGATGTTGTCTTTTTCAATCATGTAAAGGAAgt GCAACCTGATATACCATATGCAATGGGTGGCTGCATTTGTGAAGATACAGTGTGCGATTCAAATGATATAAATCATTTGGTGAGCGACACTTCGGGGGATGCAGTAAGCGACAATCTTATATCTATTGGCATATTCACAATACCCAAGAATACTGAAAACGAAAGCAATTTTGAtatgttttcattaataattgaatCTTCTGAGTGGGACAAGCAAAAGATACATTCGTCTCTTGCACag tttTCCAAGTCTGTCCCACGGTTTGAGCATAGTGTTTGCTTCAAGCTTGCTTGTATAGGTCGAGACCGGAAACACAAATTTGAGCAAGACACATTCCGATCAGTATTCCCAGACACTCCATTAGTTGGTTGCTATGGCAATGGGGAATTGGGTGTTGACCACCCGGCAAAACCTATTCCAGAGAAGCCAAAGAGATTACGGCGTTCTGTAGGTCCACAATTcggtataatttattcatactcCACTGTCTTTGTTTATATGGGCTGGGGAAAGAATACATTAccgaaaacttaa
- the LOC111003720 gene encoding uncharacterized protein LOC111003720 isoform X1, with product MGAAYRPGRADCSGSVATEPLVKRSPCVPRTVNGVQGGAGCAAMPVPDRQLGDEFAPPEPKRCRHCDESRSCGAGDGSEGEERTSWRVTLDHDLVETLSAIYPEWFKQPRRDRSPVATPSPLLASPNTPATSPEDDIFSSGAEDMASRQASSSGASEPPSSPRLSPPKVVVDDSPLQPAMGKHKESLKVKLMMRRPINQLVAQGIMPPLKTPPAYFKQSVQLARAKTGDLLKAKIQSRPNRQELERRHILEQESHVDPSLAEKQRMLKKARLADQLNDQLSHRPGPLELIKKNILHTEEDIETAVKSGSLAFKATCEGASGRPQHPSSYCGPPEEISPSPSPPSILSPASVSQCSTQHPAPGKANRRKPKIKEKCKSRFKFHEYKGPPNAQKLSSPPGSDETPYELLLQQQQLLLQLMLPASPAPSSTSITSDSSDILPPPPPPLPVSSGLANSRFEEMKVSDLRAECKRRNLRVSGPKPQLIDRLRPYLMEMLEDSPTSPVSIASPECKPDPESEDIVQSQRRLIEELERQLEESRQQLEAVRREAAGASDQSRRLLQAHLCVTQLRAKLDALQQPSVPTPPQRYVIATPDTAPDRLVRLFTVTPPSTEVTSDSQPKSNPAYILNGVKVVPIAILPTHFEPEQAPPPPPPPPPPPPPMPQTPMSTIHDSEDSQIMDDVLEILVENGELPPSAVGDVASNRSIDTGYLTASPGDFTPTDVLTDDVLSDSHVRESLAADELQRELNEIQNEIMGHDLSTVGVIERVDGIDHDLNVDMLATNEFNANFADCNNTSDNEFLSLLTDSDETHGMDIDDEQTERMSIPALTNGDILDTSRTDFPDINDLSLPFQNEDTRHDTFEDRCDFDFKEFDLGNSVNMDTDYYMNNNFPNLFGRGHMPQCDPLLGGILSRPAPRPACKIYSWEKSEYDAT from the exons agagCCGTTCGTGTGGCGCTGGCGACGGGTCGGAAGGCGAGGAGCGCACCTCGTGGCGCGTCACGCTGGACCACGACTTGGTCGAGACGCTGAGCGCCATCTACCCTGAGTGGTTCAAGCAACCGCGGCGCGATCGCAGCCCTGTCGCTACGCCCTCGCCGCTGCTCGCCTCGCCGAACACGCCGGCAACGTCGCCTGAAGACGATATCTTCAG TTCGGGCGCGGAGGACATGGCTAGCCGTCAAGCAAGCAGTAGCGGTGCGAGTGAGCCACCCAGCTCGCCCCGCCTCTCCCCGCCCAAGGTTGTTGTTGACGACAGCCCCCTACAGCCCGCAATGGGCAAACACAAGGAAT CGTTGAAAGTGAAACTGATGATGCGGCGGCCAATCAATCAGCTCGTTGCTCAAGGAATAATGCCAC CGTTAAAAACACCGCCAGCCTACTTTAAACAAAGCGTGCAGTTGGCGAGAGCGAAGACTGGAGATTTGCTCAAGGCTAAGATACAGAGTCGTCCGAATCGGCAGGAACTGGAACGGAGACATATACTGGAACAG GAGAGCCATGTCGACCCGAGTTTGGCGGAGAAGCAACGGATGTTGAAGAAGGCTCGCCTAGCGGACCAACTCAACGATCAGCTTTCCCACCGACCGGGCCCCCTCGAGCTCATCAAGAAGAACATACTACACACAGAGGAGGATATAGAAACGGCAGTCAAAAGTGGCAGTCTAGCCTTTAAAGCGACCTGCGAAGGCGCTTCAGGACGTCCACAACATCCCTCTTCATACTGTGGCCCTCCAGAAGAAATCTCACCTTCACCATCACCACCTTCCATTTTATCCCCTGCGAGTGTCTCCCAATGTAGTACACAACATCCAGCACCAGGAAAAGCAAACAGACGAAAAcccaaaatcaaagaaaagtGCAAATCTCGCTTCAAGTTCCACGAATATAAGGGCCCACCGAACGCCCAAAAATTATCATCACCTCCGGGATCAGATGAGACGCCGTACGAGCTGCTACTGCAACAACAGCAATTGCTCCTACAGCTGATGTTGCCGGCGTCTCCAGCGCCATCTTCCACTTCGATAACATCAGATTCGTCAGATATTCTTCCGCCCCCGCCACCTCCGTTGCCAGTATCCAGTGGCTTGGCCAATTCCCGCTTTGAAGAAATGAAAGTGTCTGACCTAAGGGCGGAGTGCAAACGCCGGAACTTACGAGTATCCGGCCCCAAGCCGCAACTGATAGACCGCCTCCGACCATACTTAATGGAAATGCTGGAAGATTCTCCAACTTCACCAGTATCTATCGCTTCTCCGGAATGTAAACCTGACCCGGAGTCGGAAGACATTGTCCAGTCTCAGAGGCGATTGATAGAGGAGTTAGAACGACAGCTGGAGGAGTCGCGGCAACAGTTGGAAGCCGTGCGAAGAGAAGCGGCCGGGGCCAGTGATCAAAGTCGAAGATTATTGCAGGCGCATCTGTGTGTGACTCAATTGAGAGCCAAGTTAGACGCACTCCAACAGCCGTCAGTCCCCACTCCACCCCAACGCTACGTAATAGCCACGCCCGATACGGCGCCGGATCGCTTGGTCCGTCTTTTCACTGTGACACCTCCGTCAACGGAAGTGACAAGTGACAGTCAACCTAAATCAAATCCTGCGTACATTTTGAACGGTGTTAAAGTTGTCCCTATAGCGATTTTGCCGACGCACTTCGAGCCGGAACAGGCTCCGCCTCCACCACCACCGCCGCCTCCGCCCCCTCCCCCTATGCCCCAAACCCCAATGTCCACTATCCACGATAGCGAAGACAGCCAGATCATGGATGACGTGCTGGAAATACTTGTGGAGAACGGCGAGTTGCCACCGTCGGCTGTCGGCGATGTAGCCTCTAACAGGTCCATTGATACGGGCTATCTCACCGCCAGTCCTGGAGACTTTACCCCAACTGATGTTTTGACCGATGATGTTCTCAGCGACTCACACGTCCGAGAATCGTTGGCGGCAGACGAATTGCAGAGAGAACTCAATGAGATCCAAAATGAAATTATGGGCCATGATCTCTCCACTGTTGGGGTTATCGAAAGAGTGGACGGTATAGACCACGATTTAAACGTGGATATGTTAGCTACTAACGAGTTCAATGCCAACTTTGCGGATTGCAACAATACATCCGATAACGAGTTCCTATCACTTTTGACCGATAGCGATGAAACTCACGGCATGGACATTGACGACGAGCAAACGGAAAGAATGAGCATACCCGCACTCACTAATGGAGACATCCTGGACACATCGAGAACAGACTTTCCCGACATTAACGATCTGTCTTTGCCCTTCCAAAATGAAGACACGCGCCACGACACCTTTGAAGACCGTTGTGACTTTGATTTCAAGGAGTTCGACTTGGGCAACAGTGTGAACATGGACACGGACTACTACATGAACAATAACTTTCCGAATTTGTTCGGGCGCGGTCACATGCCGCAGTGCGACCCCTTACTCGGCGGCATTCTATCTCGTCCCGCTCCGAGGCCCGCCTGCAAGATTTACTCGTGGGAGAAGAGCGAGTACGACGCCACCTGA
- the LOC111003720 gene encoding mitogen-activated protein kinase 7 isoform X2 — MASRQASSSGASEPPSSPRLSPPKVVVDDSPLQPAMGKHKESLKVKLMMRRPINQLVAQGIMPPLKTPPAYFKQSVQLARAKTGDLLKAKIQSRPNRQELERRHILEQESHVDPSLAEKQRMLKKARLADQLNDQLSHRPGPLELIKKNILHTEEDIETAVKSGSLAFKATCEGASGRPQHPSSYCGPPEEISPSPSPPSILSPASVSQCSTQHPAPGKANRRKPKIKEKCKSRFKFHEYKGPPNAQKLSSPPGSDETPYELLLQQQQLLLQLMLPASPAPSSTSITSDSSDILPPPPPPLPVSSGLANSRFEEMKVSDLRAECKRRNLRVSGPKPQLIDRLRPYLMEMLEDSPTSPVSIASPECKPDPESEDIVQSQRRLIEELERQLEESRQQLEAVRREAAGASDQSRRLLQAHLCVTQLRAKLDALQQPSVPTPPQRYVIATPDTAPDRLVRLFTVTPPSTEVTSDSQPKSNPAYILNGVKVVPIAILPTHFEPEQAPPPPPPPPPPPPPMPQTPMSTIHDSEDSQIMDDVLEILVENGELPPSAVGDVASNRSIDTGYLTASPGDFTPTDVLTDDVLSDSHVRESLAADELQRELNEIQNEIMGHDLSTVGVIERVDGIDHDLNVDMLATNEFNANFADCNNTSDNEFLSLLTDSDETHGMDIDDEQTERMSIPALTNGDILDTSRTDFPDINDLSLPFQNEDTRHDTFEDRCDFDFKEFDLGNSVNMDTDYYMNNNFPNLFGRGHMPQCDPLLGGILSRPAPRPACKIYSWEKSEYDAT, encoded by the exons ATGGCTAGCCGTCAAGCAAGCAGTAGCGGTGCGAGTGAGCCACCCAGCTCGCCCCGCCTCTCCCCGCCCAAGGTTGTTGTTGACGACAGCCCCCTACAGCCCGCAATGGGCAAACACAAGGAAT CGTTGAAAGTGAAACTGATGATGCGGCGGCCAATCAATCAGCTCGTTGCTCAAGGAATAATGCCAC CGTTAAAAACACCGCCAGCCTACTTTAAACAAAGCGTGCAGTTGGCGAGAGCGAAGACTGGAGATTTGCTCAAGGCTAAGATACAGAGTCGTCCGAATCGGCAGGAACTGGAACGGAGACATATACTGGAACAG GAGAGCCATGTCGACCCGAGTTTGGCGGAGAAGCAACGGATGTTGAAGAAGGCTCGCCTAGCGGACCAACTCAACGATCAGCTTTCCCACCGACCGGGCCCCCTCGAGCTCATCAAGAAGAACATACTACACACAGAGGAGGATATAGAAACGGCAGTCAAAAGTGGCAGTCTAGCCTTTAAAGCGACCTGCGAAGGCGCTTCAGGACGTCCACAACATCCCTCTTCATACTGTGGCCCTCCAGAAGAAATCTCACCTTCACCATCACCACCTTCCATTTTATCCCCTGCGAGTGTCTCCCAATGTAGTACACAACATCCAGCACCAGGAAAAGCAAACAGACGAAAAcccaaaatcaaagaaaagtGCAAATCTCGCTTCAAGTTCCACGAATATAAGGGCCCACCGAACGCCCAAAAATTATCATCACCTCCGGGATCAGATGAGACGCCGTACGAGCTGCTACTGCAACAACAGCAATTGCTCCTACAGCTGATGTTGCCGGCGTCTCCAGCGCCATCTTCCACTTCGATAACATCAGATTCGTCAGATATTCTTCCGCCCCCGCCACCTCCGTTGCCAGTATCCAGTGGCTTGGCCAATTCCCGCTTTGAAGAAATGAAAGTGTCTGACCTAAGGGCGGAGTGCAAACGCCGGAACTTACGAGTATCCGGCCCCAAGCCGCAACTGATAGACCGCCTCCGACCATACTTAATGGAAATGCTGGAAGATTCTCCAACTTCACCAGTATCTATCGCTTCTCCGGAATGTAAACCTGACCCGGAGTCGGAAGACATTGTCCAGTCTCAGAGGCGATTGATAGAGGAGTTAGAACGACAGCTGGAGGAGTCGCGGCAACAGTTGGAAGCCGTGCGAAGAGAAGCGGCCGGGGCCAGTGATCAAAGTCGAAGATTATTGCAGGCGCATCTGTGTGTGACTCAATTGAGAGCCAAGTTAGACGCACTCCAACAGCCGTCAGTCCCCACTCCACCCCAACGCTACGTAATAGCCACGCCCGATACGGCGCCGGATCGCTTGGTCCGTCTTTTCACTGTGACACCTCCGTCAACGGAAGTGACAAGTGACAGTCAACCTAAATCAAATCCTGCGTACATTTTGAACGGTGTTAAAGTTGTCCCTATAGCGATTTTGCCGACGCACTTCGAGCCGGAACAGGCTCCGCCTCCACCACCACCGCCGCCTCCGCCCCCTCCCCCTATGCCCCAAACCCCAATGTCCACTATCCACGATAGCGAAGACAGCCAGATCATGGATGACGTGCTGGAAATACTTGTGGAGAACGGCGAGTTGCCACCGTCGGCTGTCGGCGATGTAGCCTCTAACAGGTCCATTGATACGGGCTATCTCACCGCCAGTCCTGGAGACTTTACCCCAACTGATGTTTTGACCGATGATGTTCTCAGCGACTCACACGTCCGAGAATCGTTGGCGGCAGACGAATTGCAGAGAGAACTCAATGAGATCCAAAATGAAATTATGGGCCATGATCTCTCCACTGTTGGGGTTATCGAAAGAGTGGACGGTATAGACCACGATTTAAACGTGGATATGTTAGCTACTAACGAGTTCAATGCCAACTTTGCGGATTGCAACAATACATCCGATAACGAGTTCCTATCACTTTTGACCGATAGCGATGAAACTCACGGCATGGACATTGACGACGAGCAAACGGAAAGAATGAGCATACCCGCACTCACTAATGGAGACATCCTGGACACATCGAGAACAGACTTTCCCGACATTAACGATCTGTCTTTGCCCTTCCAAAATGAAGACACGCGCCACGACACCTTTGAAGACCGTTGTGACTTTGATTTCAAGGAGTTCGACTTGGGCAACAGTGTGAACATGGACACGGACTACTACATGAACAATAACTTTCCGAATTTGTTCGGGCGCGGTCACATGCCGCAGTGCGACCCCTTACTCGGCGGCATTCTATCTCGTCCCGCTCCGAGGCCCGCCTGCAAGATTTACTCGTGGGAGAAGAGCGAGTACGACGCCACCTGA
- the LOC111003736 gene encoding protein cornichon homolog 4: protein MIFAETLLFALALLISGASFFILIYYIITLSDLECDYLNAQECCDKLNYWLLPKFICQSFTTFLLLLHGQLLLFLLNLPMCIWLTFQYLTVPQGNLGAYDPTEIHNRGQLKRYMRDVLIHVGYYLVFFFIYLYCLILSLLKSDPISRGNDYEIVTRI, encoded by the coding sequence ATGATATTTGCTGAAACCTTACTGTTTGCACTTGCTCTGCTAATAAGCGGCGCATCGttctttattcttatttactaCATTATAACTTTATCGGATTTGGAATGTGACTATTTGAACGCTCAAGAGTGCTGTGATAAGTTGAACTACTGGCTCCTGCCAAAGTTTATTTGCCAATCTTTTACCACATTTCTGTTATTGCTACACGGCCAACTGTTATTGTTTCTATTGAATTTGCCTATGTGTATTTGGCTAACTTTTCAGTATTTAACAGTTCCTCAAGGTAATTTGGGTGCTTATGACCCCACGGAAATTCATAATAGAGGCCAATTAAAGAGATACATGCGTGATGTACTGATTCACGTCGGCTATTActtagtatttttctttatatatttgtattgtttaatattgtctCTGTTAAAGAGTGATCCTATTTCTAGAGGCAATGATTATGAGATTGTgactagaatttaa